The following coding sequences are from one Paenibacillus tundrae window:
- a CDS encoding heavy metal translocating P-type ATPase, with amino-acid sequence MDKPATDNTATGSALPPVEGASGLLTTFQITGMTCAACSSRIEKGLSRMEGVNQANVNLAIEQATVRYDPKVTNVNQLRDKVEALGYGTVTESVDLDITGMTCAACSARIEKGLSRLPGVSRANVNLALETGHVEYTAGVLKASDITAKIRQLGYGAELQQTGEETSSARERELQRKKWKWMISAALSIPLLWAMVGHFSFTSWIWVPDLFMNPWFQLLLATPVQFVIGWQFYVGAYKALRSGSANMDVLVALGTSAAFFYSLYLTLSSGYLPATSMDHGAMGTSTAAMPAVELYYETSAILITLILLGKWFEAVAKGRSSQAIKSLIELAPREARVIRDGQEVVIPASYVAVGDLVLVKPGDSIPVDGIVEEGQSSVDESMLSGESLPVDKKPGDAVTGATLNKNGMLRLRATRVGADTALSQIIKVVEQAQGSKAPIQRIADVISGIFVPIVVGIAAVTFLVWYFFASPGDFAGSLEKAIAVLVIACPCALGLATPTSVMAGSGRAAEYGILFKGGEHLESAQQIQTVVLDKTGTVTQGKPVLTDVVTASGWTEMELLQRVGAAEQNSEHPLAEAIVEGIRGKDIALSPSEQFENIPGYGVRAHVQGQEILVGTRRLLADAKVNVPDGTVTQMNQLEEQGRTAMLVAIDGVWAGIVAVADTIKETSREAVSRLQAMGIDVIMITGDNERTARAVAEQAGIRSVLAEVLPEGKAAEVKKLQANGRKVAMVGDGINDAPALATADIGMAIGTGTDVAMEAADITLMRGDLNSIADAIEMSRRTMGNIKQNLFWALGYNVIGIPIAAVGFLAPWLAGAAMAFSSVSVVLNALRLQRMKLQHKS; translated from the coding sequence ATGGATAAGCCAGCAACAGACAACACTGCAACTGGCTCAGCATTACCACCCGTAGAGGGAGCATCTGGTTTACTCACCACATTCCAAATTACAGGCATGACCTGTGCAGCGTGTTCTTCTCGAATCGAGAAGGGGTTATCCCGCATGGAGGGGGTTAATCAGGCAAACGTTAATCTCGCAATAGAGCAGGCGACCGTTAGGTACGATCCCAAAGTCACTAATGTCAATCAACTGCGGGATAAGGTTGAAGCGTTGGGTTATGGCACAGTTACGGAATCGGTAGATCTGGATATAACGGGCATGACCTGTGCCGCTTGTTCGGCTCGGATCGAGAAAGGGTTATCCCGCTTACCGGGTGTATCTCGTGCCAATGTGAATTTAGCGCTGGAGACAGGGCATGTCGAGTATACAGCAGGCGTGCTGAAAGCATCGGACATCACGGCTAAGATTAGACAGCTCGGTTATGGCGCAGAATTACAACAGACGGGAGAGGAAACTTCATCTGCCCGAGAGCGGGAATTGCAACGTAAGAAGTGGAAATGGATGATATCTGCAGCACTTTCGATTCCTTTGTTATGGGCGATGGTAGGTCACTTCTCCTTCACATCGTGGATTTGGGTGCCTGATCTATTCATGAACCCTTGGTTCCAATTGCTGCTGGCAACGCCAGTCCAGTTTGTGATTGGATGGCAGTTCTATGTGGGAGCTTACAAAGCATTGCGCAGCGGTAGTGCCAATATGGATGTGCTCGTGGCTTTGGGTACAAGTGCGGCATTCTTCTACAGTCTCTATCTGACGTTATCTAGTGGTTATCTACCTGCGACTTCGATGGATCACGGTGCAATGGGGACGAGCACAGCCGCTATGCCTGCGGTGGAGCTTTATTATGAGACGAGTGCGATTCTAATCACACTGATATTACTCGGTAAATGGTTCGAGGCTGTAGCGAAAGGACGCTCATCCCAGGCAATCAAGAGCTTGATCGAATTAGCACCGCGTGAAGCCCGTGTCATTCGAGATGGGCAGGAGGTCGTTATCCCTGCGAGTTATGTTGCTGTGGGTGATCTCGTTCTTGTGAAACCAGGGGATAGTATCCCGGTGGACGGCATCGTGGAGGAAGGGCAATCTTCTGTAGATGAATCGATGCTCAGTGGAGAGAGTTTACCTGTAGATAAAAAGCCTGGCGATGCTGTTACAGGGGCTACTTTGAACAAAAACGGCATGTTACGCCTAAGAGCGACCCGAGTGGGTGCAGATACTGCTCTATCCCAGATTATCAAAGTCGTTGAACAAGCGCAGGGCTCTAAAGCTCCAATTCAACGGATTGCAGATGTGATTTCAGGTATTTTTGTCCCGATTGTTGTGGGCATTGCCGCCGTTACCTTCCTTGTCTGGTACTTCTTCGCAAGTCCAGGTGACTTCGCGGGGTCATTGGAAAAAGCAATTGCTGTCTTGGTTATCGCCTGTCCATGTGCCTTGGGTTTGGCTACGCCAACCTCGGTTATGGCTGGATCGGGGCGAGCTGCAGAATATGGTATTTTGTTCAAAGGTGGCGAACATCTGGAATCAGCACAGCAGATTCAAACTGTTGTATTGGACAAAACGGGTACAGTAACTCAGGGTAAACCTGTGCTTACAGACGTTGTAACAGCTTCGGGCTGGACGGAAATGGAACTATTACAACGAGTTGGCGCAGCAGAACAAAATTCGGAGCATCCACTCGCTGAGGCTATCGTGGAAGGAATCCGAGGTAAAGACATCGCTCTGAGTCCATCCGAGCAATTCGAGAACATACCTGGCTACGGCGTTCGAGCTCACGTTCAGGGACAAGAGATTCTCGTGGGAACCCGGCGCTTGCTTGCTGATGCTAAGGTGAATGTTCCAGATGGTACGGTGACTCAGATGAACCAACTGGAGGAACAAGGGCGTACAGCGATGTTGGTTGCGATTGATGGTGTGTGGGCAGGGATTGTTGCTGTTGCAGATACGATTAAGGAAACGTCACGCGAAGCGGTAAGCCGTCTGCAAGCGATGGGGATCGACGTCATCATGATTACCGGTGACAATGAGCGAACAGCACGCGCTGTGGCAGAACAAGCGGGAATCCGTAGCGTTTTGGCAGAGGTGCTCCCAGAGGGCAAAGCGGCAGAAGTGAAGAAGCTGCAGGCTAATGGTCGTAAGGTGGCTATGGTTGGAGATGGAATTAACGATGCACCAGCTCTGGCGACAGCCGATATTGGGATGGCCATTGGGACAGGAACAGATGTAGCGATGGAAGCGGCGGATATTACGTTGATGCGTGGTGACCTGAATAGCATTGCTGACGCGATTGAGATGAGCCGGCGAACAATGGGGAATATCAAGCAGAATCTGTTCTGGGCGCTTGGATATAATGTGATTGGTATTCCCATTGCAGCTGTGGGCTTTCTTGCACCATGGTTAGCTGGTGCTGCGATGGCGTTCAGCTCGGTGTCTGTTGTGTTAAATGCCTTACGTTTGCAACGAATGAAGCTGCAACATAAATCATAG
- a CDS encoding YhgE/Pip domain-containing protein — MVQALRVLFKKPPVIVGIVTALMFQVIFSIIWMTAYSGVNDRTNELTVAIVNEDGELSQGIAERLAETLPFHTVSNLTSEEAIDQLNHHQVHMVLGIPAGFNELLQTAGSTAEIKYTINEANPVTIKSMMQGVSQSVTNTINKQATAQGVQTVLTATGTPADQAANVATNLTSRVEGVTTSINPVNGMNNQMVPMMMVLASYVGAMIMGMNLQTAMGMLSATFSRWTLFGARIVINVGSALVVSLLGSSLIVALGGQIEQGFVAFWLFQALFLCTFMFFSQFFLICFGPAGSLFNVISLSLQLVSSGAMVPRELLNGFYSGVGQFLPATYAVQGILSAQLGGPGIQSAAGSIVLILAIVVALSLLVTLVKKQRVPAGAPSPAPSNA; from the coding sequence ATGGTACAGGCTTTACGCGTTTTGTTTAAAAAACCACCAGTGATTGTTGGAATCGTGACGGCACTTATGTTCCAAGTGATTTTTAGCATCATCTGGATGACTGCATATTCAGGAGTGAATGATCGCACGAATGAGCTTACTGTTGCGATTGTAAACGAGGATGGAGAACTATCCCAAGGAATTGCCGAACGATTGGCAGAGACGTTACCGTTTCATACCGTATCCAATCTAACTTCGGAAGAAGCAATTGATCAGCTTAATCATCACCAAGTTCATATGGTACTCGGCATTCCGGCTGGCTTTAATGAATTGCTTCAAACGGCTGGATCAACTGCTGAAATTAAATACACAATCAATGAAGCTAACCCGGTGACGATCAAAAGCATGATGCAAGGTGTATCACAGTCCGTAACCAACACGATCAACAAGCAGGCTACTGCTCAAGGTGTGCAGACGGTGTTAACCGCAACAGGAACACCAGCAGATCAAGCCGCTAATGTGGCGACTAACCTGACTTCCCGTGTGGAAGGCGTAACAACGTCCATTAACCCGGTGAACGGAATGAATAATCAGATGGTACCGATGATGATGGTGCTGGCATCTTATGTTGGAGCTATGATCATGGGCATGAATCTGCAAACGGCTATGGGGATGTTGTCCGCAACGTTCTCTCGCTGGACGCTATTTGGTGCAAGAATTGTCATTAACGTAGGTTCAGCCCTAGTTGTATCCTTACTCGGATCTTCACTTATCGTTGCGCTTGGCGGGCAGATTGAACAAGGGTTCGTCGCATTCTGGTTATTCCAAGCCTTGTTCCTCTGCACGTTCATGTTCTTCTCGCAGTTCTTCTTGATCTGCTTCGGGCCTGCAGGAAGCTTGTTCAATGTTATCTCGCTATCCTTGCAGCTCGTATCCTCAGGAGCGATGGTACCACGTGAATTGCTGAATGGATTCTATAGTGGTGTAGGTCAATTTTTGCCGGCTACTTACGCAGTTCAAGGTATCTTGAGTGCTCAATTGGGCGGCCCAGGAATTCAGTCTGCTGCAGGTTCAATTGTTCTTATTCTGGCGATTGTGGTCGCACTCTCTCTGCTGGTTACCCTTGTGAAGAAACAGCGTGTACCCGCAGGTGCACCAAGCCCAGCACCATCTAACGCTTAA
- a CDS encoding TetR family transcriptional regulator, with protein sequence MTEPDLDIKTRILLAAKKLFAGQGYDGTSVRQICDEAGANVSLVSYHFGGKEKVFEALFEHFFPGQMLNELAAASMSPVEGVRRIVGQVVKFTMVDTEMSDIVQLEITLRTHRTPTVFRFLDPIWTKVRDLLQEGKDQGIFRIESVSYATLQVMGATLAHKRAKNSRFLADYQGITTEELAEQTIEFVLRGLGVTDHERND encoded by the coding sequence ATGACGGAACCAGATTTGGACATTAAAACGAGGATATTGCTTGCAGCCAAGAAGCTTTTTGCAGGTCAGGGGTATGACGGGACGAGTGTCCGTCAAATCTGTGATGAAGCAGGAGCGAATGTGTCCCTGGTCTCTTATCACTTTGGCGGCAAAGAAAAGGTGTTTGAAGCATTGTTTGAACACTTCTTCCCTGGTCAGATGCTGAATGAGCTGGCTGCAGCGTCTATGTCTCCCGTGGAAGGTGTCCGGCGGATTGTGGGTCAAGTTGTGAAGTTTACCATGGTAGACACCGAGATGAGCGATATTGTGCAGCTTGAAATTACACTACGGACACATCGTACGCCGACGGTTTTTCGTTTCCTTGATCCAATCTGGACGAAGGTAAGAGATTTACTGCAAGAAGGTAAAGATCAGGGTATTTTTCGTATTGAATCCGTGTCGTATGCCACATTACAGGTGATGGGGGCAACTTTGGCGCATAAACGAGCCAAAAATTCACGTTTTCTAGCGGATTATCAGGGAATAACTACAGAGGAACTTGCTGAGCAAACAATTGAATTTGTACTTCGAGGATTAGGAGTGACGGACCATGAACGAAACGATTGA
- the nfsA gene encoding oxygen-insensitive NADPH nitroreductase yields MNETIELMMKHRSVRKFKADPISEEQLATIIAAGQMASSSSSVQAYSVIAVTDLALKSKLAELAGNQAYVNECPVFLVWCADLFRLKDAAKQHMPDKETYADSTENFMVATIDVALASQNAALAAESLGYGIVYIGGLRTRIEEVSELLGLPEGVYPVYGMCIGVADQETGIRPRLPLDAVLHQNQYNAEQTLEGMARYDETTVAYMNERTQGANKTPWSVSMAKRLTEPVRLQMKPFLEGKGFMKR; encoded by the coding sequence ATGAACGAAACGATTGAATTAATGATGAAGCACCGCTCTGTACGGAAATTCAAGGCAGATCCTATAAGTGAAGAACAGTTGGCAACGATCATTGCAGCTGGACAGATGGCGTCTTCCTCCAGCAGTGTGCAGGCGTATAGTGTAATTGCGGTCACGGATCTGGCTTTAAAATCGAAGCTTGCTGAGCTGGCAGGCAATCAGGCTTACGTGAACGAATGCCCCGTATTCCTAGTATGGTGCGCAGACCTCTTTCGACTGAAGGATGCGGCGAAGCAGCATATGCCAGACAAGGAAACCTACGCAGATTCGACGGAAAACTTTATGGTCGCTACCATTGATGTAGCACTTGCATCACAGAATGCAGCCCTTGCAGCGGAATCACTCGGCTATGGCATTGTCTATATTGGTGGACTTCGCACACGTATTGAGGAAGTTTCTGAGCTGCTGGGACTACCCGAAGGCGTATATCCGGTCTATGGCATGTGTATTGGTGTTGCCGATCAGGAGACAGGCATTCGTCCGCGCTTACCACTAGATGCTGTTCTTCATCAGAATCAGTATAATGCGGAGCAGACACTTGAAGGCATGGCGCGATATGATGAGACCACGGTAGCCTACATGAATGAACGGACGCAGGGCGCGAACAAGACCCCTTGGTCTGTATCGATGGCCAAACGTCTCACAGAGCCAGTGCGTTTGCAGATGAAGCCTTTCTTGGAAGGCAAAGGGTTCATGAAGCGTTAA
- a CDS encoding TatD family hydrolase has protein sequence MDTRAIAPLIDAHIHLDQYTTTQQQSILQSLSSQQVEALIAVSMNMDSCHANLELAKHNPRTVFPAFGYHPEQPLPSAGDLHLLLGWIKQHIGQAVAIGEVGLPYYSRQEAEQAGNSWDQSGYIELLEQFIQLAKQYNKPLVLHAVYEDADIACDLLEKYQFRRAHFHWFKGSRQTIARMADNGYFVSFTPDIMYEEEIRELARQYPSEQVMAETDGPWPFEGPFQGRMTHPAMTRQVIQSWCEVMGMGTERAARLFYQNAKRFYGLPVSSL, from the coding sequence ATGGATACTCGTGCTATAGCACCGTTAATCGATGCCCATATCCACTTGGATCAATATACAACAACGCAACAACAGTCTATACTGCAATCCCTCTCCTCCCAGCAGGTTGAAGCCCTCATTGCGGTCTCCATGAATATGGATTCCTGCCACGCCAATCTGGAACTTGCCAAGCATAACCCACGTACGGTATTTCCTGCCTTTGGCTACCATCCAGAGCAACCGCTCCCTTCTGCAGGGGATCTGCATCTACTCCTTGGCTGGATCAAACAGCATATAGGACAAGCCGTAGCCATTGGAGAGGTGGGCTTACCCTATTACAGCAGACAAGAAGCGGAGCAAGCAGGAAACTCATGGGATCAGAGCGGCTATATTGAATTGCTGGAACAGTTCATTCAGCTTGCGAAGCAGTACAACAAGCCTCTCGTTCTTCATGCCGTGTATGAAGATGCTGATATCGCCTGTGATTTGCTTGAGAAGTATCAGTTCCGTCGTGCCCATTTCCACTGGTTCAAAGGCTCACGCCAGACGATCGCACGCATGGCAGATAACGGTTATTTTGTCTCCTTCACCCCTGATATTATGTATGAGGAAGAGATCCGCGAACTGGCAAGGCAGTATCCATCGGAGCAGGTTATGGCTGAGACCGATGGACCGTGGCCTTTCGAAGGCCCTTTCCAAGGGCGGATGACTCATCCAGCGATGACAAGGCAAGTTATTCAGAGTTGGTGCGAGGTCATGGGGATGGGCACCGAACGCGCTGCACGACTTTTCTACCAGAATGCGAAACGGTTCTACGGTTTGCCAGTATCATCGCTCTAA
- a CDS encoding ABC transporter ATP-binding protein produces the protein MQVHASYRERRKTLSVLDDLSLTVGQGEFVAIVGPSGCGKSTLFHIIGGLLKPQAGRILMQGHDVTGQRGKISYMPQQPALLPWRTIEDNVVLAGEVSKTALPRTEAIAEARKWLASVGLAGFERAYPHMLSGGMQQRVAFLRALLSPQELMLLDEPFSALDALTRSDMQRWLLEIWEQNRRSVLFITHNIEEALLLADRVYVLSNRPATVLQEVIVPFDRPRRESVTEDSAFLERKRQISQWMREEQHKTRLSI, from the coding sequence ATGCAGGTTCATGCCTCATATCGTGAGCGACGCAAAACACTCTCCGTATTGGATGATCTGTCCCTAACGGTTGGGCAAGGCGAATTTGTAGCCATTGTCGGTCCATCCGGCTGTGGCAAAAGTACTCTTTTTCATATCATTGGCGGTTTGCTTAAGCCGCAGGCTGGACGAATTCTCATGCAAGGGCATGACGTTACCGGACAACGGGGCAAAATCAGCTACATGCCACAACAGCCCGCTCTCCTGCCTTGGCGAACGATTGAAGATAATGTGGTGTTAGCTGGCGAAGTATCGAAGACGGCTCTACCCCGAACAGAAGCGATTGCTGAAGCACGCAAATGGTTGGCGAGTGTTGGTCTAGCTGGCTTCGAGCGAGCTTATCCACATATGCTCTCAGGAGGAATGCAGCAGCGGGTTGCTTTCCTGCGTGCGTTACTCAGTCCACAAGAGCTTATGCTGCTTGATGAGCCTTTCAGTGCGCTTGATGCCTTGACACGTAGTGATATGCAGCGCTGGCTGCTGGAGATCTGGGAACAGAATCGCCGCTCGGTGTTATTCATTACACACAACATTGAGGAAGCTCTTCTGCTAGCGGATCGGGTGTATGTTCTATCCAACCGCCCAGCAACCGTGCTGCAAGAGGTTATTGTTCCATTCGATCGCCCACGACGTGAATCGGTTACGGAGGACTCTGCCTTCCTTGAACGCAAACGCCAAATTTCACAGTGGATGAGAGAAGAACAGCACAAAACCCGCCTATCTATATAG
- a CDS encoding ABC transporter permease → MHAYFKSVWPPLVAVILFIAIWQGAVSLFHIEKWMLPAPSDIAREAASQADRLGMHAWATIQLTLIGFAAGTLVGLLIAMVLHLIPFLKSALYPLLILSQNIPTIALAPLLLIWFGFGLLPKLITIILVCFFPVAVAAMDGLTRTDAMMMNYMRMAGAKRGQLFWKLELPHALPSVFSGIKIAATYSVMGAIIAEWIGADKGIGYYMMLQKSAYRTDRLFVAIMIIVALSLLLFLLIALLEKLLVRWRPQKR, encoded by the coding sequence ATGCATGCCTATTTCAAAAGCGTATGGCCGCCCCTTGTGGCGGTTATTCTCTTTATTGCGATATGGCAAGGAGCGGTCTCGCTGTTTCATATTGAAAAGTGGATGCTACCTGCCCCTTCGGACATCGCTCGTGAAGCAGCTTCACAGGCGGATCGACTTGGTATGCATGCATGGGCAACGATCCAGTTAACACTCATCGGATTCGCCGCAGGAACGTTGGTGGGACTGCTGATTGCCATGGTGCTTCACCTGATCCCATTTCTAAAGTCTGCGCTCTATCCTTTGCTTATCCTAAGCCAGAACATTCCAACCATCGCGCTAGCACCGCTCTTGCTGATCTGGTTCGGATTCGGATTGCTGCCCAAATTAATTACCATCATTCTGGTCTGCTTCTTCCCTGTCGCCGTAGCCGCCATGGATGGATTAACCCGTACGGATGCCATGATGATGAACTATATGCGTATGGCTGGCGCCAAACGTGGACAGCTATTCTGGAAACTGGAGCTTCCGCACGCGCTGCCCTCAGTCTTCTCTGGAATCAAAATAGCCGCTACATATAGTGTGATGGGAGCCATCATTGCAGAATGGATCGGAGCAGATAAGGGCATCGGATACTACATGATGTTACAGAAGTCTGCATATCGAACGGATCGACTATTTGTAGCCATTATGATTATTGTGGCGCTCAGTCTGTTGCTCTTCCTACTGATTGCACTGCTTGAGAAGCTACTCGTGCGCTGGCGACCACAAAAACGATAA
- a CDS encoding thiamine-binding protein: MASTLLSIQVIPKTPNGEDSYPYVDRAIEVIQQSGVKYQVNPLETTMEGELEELLDVVRKMHEALVDAGSPSIISQIKIAHSGGAGFSMDKLTEKYR; encoded by the coding sequence ATGGCAAGCACATTACTCAGTATTCAAGTCATCCCGAAGACGCCAAATGGTGAGGACTCATATCCGTATGTAGATCGCGCTATTGAAGTCATTCAACAATCTGGTGTGAAATATCAGGTCAATCCCCTAGAAACAACGATGGAAGGTGAGCTGGAGGAACTGCTGGACGTTGTTCGCAAAATGCATGAAGCACTTGTGGACGCTGGTAGCCCAAGCATCATCTCCCAGATCAAAATCGCCCATAGCGGCGGTGCCGGATTCAGCATGGATAAACTAACGGAGAAATATCGCTAA
- a CDS encoding ABC transporter substrate-binding protein, with amino-acid sequence MRWRKMIGLLLLCVTLIAITACGSKEAGPAQSNGDTNTENSSEGDNAALRDVKVVLDWTPNTNHTGLYAAVDQGFYEAEGLNVEIVQPGAGGADTMVASNEVPFGVSYQESVTQARTQGVPLVSIAAVIQHNTSGFAAPTDRNIKSPKDFEGKTYGGWGSPVEEAVMQSIMEGEGADVSKVKNINMGDADFFTAVKRDIDFAWIFYAWTGIEAELRGEPIDMLYVKDYSEALDYYTPVLVTNETTIQNDPELVKAFMKATSEGYQYAIDHPEDAANILIKAVPDLDKDLVLASQKWLSPKYTDDAPRWGEQKKEVWQNYTDWMFSKKLLDEQIDVSKAYTNDFLPQ; translated from the coding sequence ATGAGATGGCGTAAAATGATCGGCTTGTTGCTCCTATGCGTAACCTTGATTGCAATCACGGCTTGCGGAAGCAAGGAAGCTGGCCCTGCCCAATCTAACGGAGATACTAACACCGAGAACAGTAGTGAAGGTGATAACGCAGCACTCCGGGATGTTAAAGTTGTACTGGACTGGACACCGAATACGAACCATACCGGCTTATATGCAGCGGTAGATCAAGGATTCTACGAAGCCGAGGGCTTAAACGTGGAGATCGTGCAACCTGGTGCTGGCGGCGCTGACACGATGGTCGCTTCGAATGAGGTTCCTTTTGGCGTAAGTTATCAGGAAAGTGTAACTCAGGCGCGTACCCAAGGTGTACCACTCGTCTCGATTGCTGCCGTTATTCAACATAATACATCTGGATTTGCAGCACCGACGGATCGGAACATTAAATCCCCGAAAGACTTCGAAGGTAAAACCTATGGAGGCTGGGGCTCCCCAGTGGAGGAAGCTGTAATGCAATCCATTATGGAGGGCGAAGGCGCTGACGTGTCCAAAGTGAAAAACATTAACATGGGCGATGCCGACTTCTTCACTGCCGTGAAACGCGATATCGATTTTGCCTGGATCTTCTATGCATGGACTGGGATTGAGGCTGAGCTTCGCGGAGAGCCGATCGACATGTTGTATGTCAAAGACTACTCCGAAGCACTCGACTATTACACACCTGTATTGGTAACGAATGAAACCACGATTCAGAACGATCCTGAACTGGTTAAAGCGTTCATGAAAGCCACGTCTGAAGGGTATCAGTATGCCATTGATCATCCCGAAGACGCTGCTAATATTCTGATCAAAGCCGTACCGGATCTCGATAAGGATCTTGTGCTCGCAAGCCAGAAGTGGCTTAGCCCGAAATACACAGACGATGCACCACGCTGGGGCGAACAGAAAAAGGAAGTATGGCAGAACTATACGGACTGGATGTTCAGCAAGAAGCTGCTGGATGAACAGATCGATGTGAGCAAGGCATATACGAACGATTTCTTACCCCAATAA
- a CDS encoding VOC family protein: MSFQKRIDHIGIAVRDLETTLRFYTEIVGLELKDRVTHTNGVIQLAFLGFNGSDETEIELIQGYSDKLPSEGTVHHFAIHVEDLDAEYERIQATEAEFIDGEIITLPNGYRYFFIYGPEKEWIEFFQR; this comes from the coding sequence ATGAGCTTTCAAAAACGTATCGACCACATCGGTATCGCTGTCCGTGATCTGGAAACCACGCTTCGTTTCTATACCGAGATCGTTGGCCTTGAGCTGAAAGACCGCGTTACCCATACCAATGGTGTGATCCAACTTGCTTTCCTCGGATTCAATGGCAGTGATGAAACTGAAATTGAACTGATTCAGGGATATAGCGACAAACTTCCCTCCGAAGGAACTGTGCATCATTTTGCGATTCACGTGGAGGATCTTGATGCTGAATATGAGCGTATACAAGCGACGGAAGCCGAATTTATTGATGGAGAGATCATCACCCTGCCGAACGGTTACCGCTACTTCTTCATCTATGGCCCAGAGAAGGAATGGATCGAATTCTTCCAGCGTTAA
- the serS gene encoding serine--tRNA ligase, whose product MLEMKWIRAHADEVQAAADGKKININIQELLERDEERRALLKEIEEGRRVRNALSADIGRMMQSGQREQAGGLRSEVKQRNEQLEQLKAKLEAIQEEFTRMQWLVPNVVSPDTPVGTSDADNVELRRVGEIPAFEYRMKDHVELGEMHDLIDIARGVKIGGTRSYVLKGAGLLLHRAVQQLALDLLLKQGFTPLEVPLMVREDALLNTGFFPTGRDQVYELTGENKWLVGTSEVPLVSYYADEVVDVEQPIKLAAVSTCFRSEVGSGGRDVRGLYRVHQFAKVEQVILCAPDAAESERMLQEITGHAEQLLQLLELPYRVVAVCTGDMGQKTYKQYDIETWMPSREAYGETHSSSNLHDFQARRSNIRCRDAEGKLVYCHTLNNTAVASPRILIPLLENHQQADGSIRIPAALQPYMGGAEFITLPHLAEKE is encoded by the coding sequence ATGCTTGAAATGAAGTGGATCAGAGCGCATGCAGATGAGGTGCAAGCGGCGGCAGATGGAAAGAAAATCAATATTAACATTCAAGAACTGTTAGAGCGAGACGAGGAACGCAGAGCGTTATTGAAGGAAATCGAAGAAGGCCGCAGGGTGCGTAACGCGTTGTCGGCGGATATTGGCAGGATGATGCAATCAGGTCAGCGTGAGCAGGCAGGGGGACTGCGTAGCGAGGTGAAACAACGGAATGAGCAGTTGGAACAGCTCAAAGCCAAGCTGGAAGCGATCCAAGAGGAATTTACGCGTATGCAGTGGCTCGTGCCGAATGTTGTATCGCCAGATACACCTGTAGGTACTTCGGATGCGGACAATGTAGAGCTACGCCGTGTGGGCGAGATCCCCGCATTTGAGTATAGAATGAAGGATCATGTGGAATTGGGTGAGATGCATGACCTGATTGACATTGCGCGTGGGGTGAAAATCGGTGGGACTCGCAGCTATGTGCTGAAAGGAGCAGGGCTACTACTCCACCGAGCTGTGCAGCAGCTTGCGCTCGATCTGCTCTTGAAGCAGGGATTCACACCGCTAGAGGTTCCGCTCATGGTAAGGGAGGATGCTCTGCTCAACACAGGCTTTTTCCCAACAGGACGAGACCAAGTCTATGAGCTTACCGGTGAGAATAAGTGGCTGGTTGGTACTTCGGAGGTGCCGCTCGTATCCTATTATGCGGATGAAGTCGTGGATGTGGAACAACCTATTAAGCTGGCTGCTGTATCGACGTGCTTCCGCAGTGAAGTAGGATCAGGAGGAAGGGATGTGCGCGGATTGTATCGTGTACACCAGTTTGCCAAGGTGGAGCAGGTGATTCTCTGCGCTCCAGATGCGGCAGAATCGGAACGGATGTTACAGGAGATTACAGGACATGCTGAGCAATTGCTGCAATTGTTAGAGCTTCCTTATCGCGTTGTAGCGGTATGTACCGGGGATATGGGGCAGAAGACGTATAAGCAGTATGATATTGAGACATGGATGCCTAGCCGGGAGGCATACGGAGAGACACATTCCTCGTCCAATTTGCATGACTTCCAGGCACGCCGTTCGAACATTCGTTGTCGTGATGCAGAAGGGAAGCTGGTATATTGCCATACCCTTAACAATACAGCCGTGGCTTCGCCGCGTATTCTCATTCCATTGCTGGAGAATCATCAGCAGGCAGATGGAAGCATTCGAATTCCGGCTGCGCTCCAGCCATATATGGGTGGGGCTGAGTTTATTACATTGCCACATCTGGCGGAAAAAGAGTAA